The Thermobispora bispora DSM 43833 genome window below encodes:
- a CDS encoding holo-ACP synthase — MIIGIGVDLVDVARLRRSLERTPGLRRRLFTEAEADLPVESLAARFAAKEAVAKALGAPPGLRHRDAEVVTGAHGRPVLRVTGRAAEVARELGVDRWHLSLAHDGGLAIAYVIAESAER, encoded by the coding sequence GTGATCATCGGCATCGGCGTCGACCTGGTCGACGTGGCACGGCTCCGGCGGTCGCTCGAGCGGACCCCCGGGCTGCGCCGCCGGCTGTTCACCGAAGCCGAGGCCGACCTGCCGGTGGAGTCGCTCGCCGCCCGGTTCGCCGCCAAGGAGGCGGTGGCCAAGGCGCTCGGCGCGCCGCCCGGGCTGCGCCACCGCGACGCCGAGGTCGTCACGGGCGCCCACGGCAGGCCCGTCCTCCGGGTCACCGGCCGGGCCGCCGAGGTGGCGCGCGAGCTCGGGGTGGACCGGTGGCACCTGTCCCTCGCCCACGACGGCGGGCTGGCGATCGCCTACGTGATCGCCGAGTCGGCCGAAAGGTGA
- a CDS encoding ABC transporter ATP-binding protein, whose protein sequence is MARSEPPIFETDGLTKRYPKVTALSGLTVSAPPGVVGLVGANGAGKSTLIKILLGLVRPTSGRASVLGMDTATQGPRIRQVVGYMPEHDCLPPDVSATEFVVHMARMSGLPYAAARERAADTLRHVGLHEERYRAIGEYSTGMRQRVKLAQALVHDPRLVFLDEPTNGLDPRGRDEMLTLIRRIGSEFGISVLVTSHLLGELERICDHVIVIDGGRLLRSSALRDFTQATSVVAVEVEEGAQALAARLAEAGEAVTVDGRVLAVQVSADDPGRTFDAVRDAVCDLDLRLIRLEQRRGRIEDIFTKEVA, encoded by the coding sequence ATGGCACGCAGCGAGCCCCCGATCTTCGAGACCGACGGGCTGACCAAGCGCTACCCCAAGGTCACCGCCCTGTCCGGCCTCACCGTCTCGGCTCCCCCCGGAGTGGTCGGCCTCGTCGGGGCGAACGGGGCCGGGAAGTCCACGCTCATCAAGATCCTTCTCGGCCTGGTCCGCCCGACCTCCGGCCGGGCGAGTGTGCTCGGCATGGACACGGCTACCCAGGGCCCGCGGATCCGGCAGGTGGTGGGCTACATGCCCGAGCACGACTGCCTGCCGCCGGACGTGTCGGCCACGGAGTTCGTCGTGCACATGGCCCGCATGTCCGGCCTGCCGTACGCGGCGGCCCGGGAGCGCGCCGCCGACACCCTCCGGCACGTCGGGCTGCACGAGGAGCGGTACCGGGCCATCGGGGAGTACTCCACCGGCATGCGCCAGCGGGTGAAGCTCGCCCAGGCGCTGGTGCACGACCCCCGGCTGGTCTTCCTCGACGAGCCCACCAACGGCCTCGACCCCCGGGGCCGCGACGAGATGCTCACGCTGATCCGGCGGATCGGCTCCGAGTTCGGCATCAGCGTGCTCGTCACCTCGCACCTGCTCGGGGAACTGGAGCGGATCTGCGACCACGTGATCGTCATCGACGGCGGGCGGCTGCTGCGCTCCTCGGCGCTCCGCGACTTCACCCAGGCGACCAGCGTGGTCGCGGTCGAGGTGGAGGAAGGGGCGCAGGCCCTCGCCGCGCGGCTCGCCGAGGCCGGGGAGGCGGTCACCGTGGACGGCCGGGTCCTCGCCGTCCAGGTCTCCGCGGACGATCCGGGGCGGACCTTCGACGCGGTCCGGGACGCGGTCTGCGACCTCGACCTGCGGCTGATCCGGCTGGAGCAGCGGCGCGGCCGCATCGAGGACATCTTCACGAAGGAGGTGGCGTGA
- the coaA gene encoding type I pantothenate kinase — MELDREQWRRLRKNTPLTLTEEELEELRGVEDPIDLTEVTDIYLPLTRLLNLHFTGSRQRNAAVGAFLGEKAQPVPYVLGIAGSVAVGKSTTARLLHTLLARWPEHPRVELVTTDSFLYPNKVLEERGLMHRKGFPESYDRRALVRFVANVKAGVPYMEVPVYSHLEYDIVPGAVQVVRRPDILIIEGLNVLQPAGPTTLAVCDFFDFSIYVDARVEDIRRWYIERFHKLRRTAFSDPKSYFRHIADLSYEEATKFAEKVWREINERNLIENIAPTRARADLVLMKGPDHTVRRVRLRRT, encoded by the coding sequence GTGGAACTCGACCGCGAACAGTGGCGGCGGCTGCGCAAGAACACGCCGCTGACCCTGACCGAGGAGGAGCTCGAGGAGCTCCGCGGCGTCGAGGACCCGATCGACCTCACCGAGGTCACCGACATCTACCTTCCGCTCACCCGGCTGCTCAACCTCCACTTCACCGGCTCCCGGCAACGGAACGCCGCGGTCGGCGCCTTCCTCGGGGAGAAGGCCCAGCCCGTGCCGTACGTGCTCGGCATCGCCGGGAGCGTGGCGGTGGGCAAGTCGACCACGGCGCGCCTGCTGCACACGCTGCTCGCGCGCTGGCCGGAGCACCCGCGGGTGGAGCTGGTCACCACGGACAGCTTCCTCTACCCGAACAAGGTGCTCGAAGAGCGCGGGCTCATGCACCGGAAGGGGTTCCCGGAGAGCTACGACCGGCGGGCGCTGGTCCGCTTCGTGGCGAACGTGAAGGCGGGCGTCCCCTACATGGAGGTCCCGGTCTACAGCCACCTGGAGTACGACATCGTGCCGGGGGCCGTGCAGGTGGTGCGCCGGCCGGACATCCTCATCATCGAGGGCCTCAACGTGCTCCAGCCCGCGGGGCCGACCACGCTCGCGGTCTGCGACTTCTTCGACTTCTCGATCTATGTGGACGCCCGGGTGGAGGACATCCGCCGCTGGTACATCGAGCGGTTCCACAAGCTCCGCCGCACCGCGTTCTCCGACCCGAAGTCGTACTTCCGGCACATCGCCGACCTCTCCTACGAGGAGGCGACGAAGTTCGCCGAGAAGGTCTGGCGGGAGATCAACGAGCGCAACCTCATCGAGAACATCGCCCCCACCCGCGCCCGCGCCGACCTGGTGCTGATGAAGGGGCCCGACCACACCGTCCGGCGGGTACGGCTCCGCCGTACCTGA